A region from the Sphingomonas sp. S2-65 genome encodes:
- a CDS encoding lysozyme, producing MTPSSACTALIEQFEGCAKRQDDGGFAAYPDPGSGGDPWTIGWGSTGADIVPGLVWTQQQCDARLAQDVTRFAARVSAAIGDAPTTQPQFDAMLSFAYNVGVANLESSTLLRLHKAGDYRGAQAQFGHWDRAHGKVMPGLERRRAAEAALYAS from the coding sequence ATGACGCCAAGTTCGGCATGCACGGCACTGATCGAGCAATTCGAAGGCTGTGCCAAGCGACAGGATGACGGCGGCTTCGCGGCCTATCCGGACCCGGGGAGCGGCGGCGATCCCTGGACGATCGGATGGGGATCGACCGGCGCGGACATCGTGCCCGGCCTGGTGTGGACCCAGCAGCAATGCGACGCGCGGCTGGCGCAGGACGTGACGCGGTTCGCCGCGCGGGTTTCCGCCGCGATCGGCGACGCACCGACCACCCAGCCCCAATTCGATGCGATGCTGAGCTTCGCCTACAATGTCGGCGTCGCCAACCTCGAGTCGAGCACGCTGCTCAGGCTCCACAAGGCGGGCGATTACCGAGGCGCGCAGGCGCAATTCGGCCATTGGGACCGGGCGCACGGCAAGGTGATGCCGGGGCTGGAACGCCGCCGCGCCGCCGAAGCGGCGCTTTACGCCAGCTGA
- a CDS encoding RBBP9/YdeN family alpha/beta hydrolase produces the protein MTIFSPFDEHSPIILTVPGLGGSGPSHWQTLWEQSRPDTVRVELGMWDTPHRNSWVTKLDQAIRGAQAPVVLAAHSLGCLAVAWWASLSPQPFGWPVAGALLVAPADVDKPDVRPELAAFQPSPSAPLPFPSIVVASSDDPWISPDKAQSLAKGWGSVFVDAGPQGHLNAASGIGWWEEGQALLDRVLDAASDRDGWPHSAADARSVLAVNATDAAHAHYLGAGR, from the coding sequence ATGACGATCTTCAGTCCGTTTGACGAACATTCGCCGATCATCCTCACCGTCCCCGGGCTCGGTGGCTCGGGCCCCTCGCACTGGCAGACGCTGTGGGAGCAATCCCGCCCCGACACGGTCCGAGTCGAACTGGGCATGTGGGACACCCCGCACCGCAACAGCTGGGTAACGAAGCTGGACCAGGCGATCCGCGGCGCGCAGGCACCGGTGGTGCTGGCGGCGCACAGCCTGGGCTGCCTGGCCGTCGCGTGGTGGGCCTCGCTCTCGCCCCAGCCGTTCGGCTGGCCGGTCGCCGGGGCGCTGCTGGTGGCGCCGGCGGATGTGGACAAGCCGGACGTGCGGCCCGAGCTCGCCGCCTTCCAGCCCTCACCCAGCGCGCCGCTGCCCTTCCCTTCGATCGTGGTCGCGAGCAGCGACGATCCGTGGATCTCGCCCGACAAGGCGCAGTCGCTGGCAAAGGGCTGGGGCAGCGTCTTCGTCGATGCCGGTCCACAGGGGCATTTGAACGCCGCCAGCGGCATCGGCTGGTGGGAGGAAGGCCAGGCGCTGCTCGACCGCGTGCTGGATGCCGCATCGGACCGCGACGGATGGCCCCATTCGGCGGCGGATGCGCGGTCGGTGCTGGCGGTCAACGCCACCGATGCGGCGCATGCCCATTATCTGGGTGCCGGACGGTGA
- a CDS encoding MerC domain-containing protein has protein sequence MTLSLPLARLWGGIDARFDRLAIGLSGLCLVHCVATTVLLTVISSAGALVHPTIHEIGLMLAIGMGILTLGRGIVSHGYMMPAVVGAFGLGIMAGALSIPHGGFETFWTLMGVSLVALGHDLNRRATY, from the coding sequence ATGACGTTGAGTCTCCCGCTTGCCCGCCTTTGGGGCGGCATCGATGCACGCTTCGATCGCCTGGCGATCGGGCTGAGCGGGTTGTGCCTGGTACACTGCGTGGCGACCACCGTCCTGCTCACTGTCATCTCCTCCGCCGGCGCGCTGGTGCATCCCACGATTCACGAGATCGGGCTGATGCTGGCGATCGGCATGGGCATCCTGACGCTGGGCCGCGGCATCGTCAGCCATGGCTATATGATGCCGGCAGTGGTCGGTGCGTTCGGCCTCGGCATCATGGCGGGCGCGCTGAGCATCCCGCATGGCGGGTTCGAGACGTTCTGGACGCTGATGGGCGTCAGCCTGGTGGCGCTGGGCCACGACCTGAACCGGCGTGCGACCTACTAG
- a CDS encoding Fur family transcriptional regulator, with protein sequence MHAHDHHEHHGSDLTRAAQSTLEKSGEQWTSMRERVFEALAGFAKPASAYDIAEAVSKAEGRRVAANSVYRILDLFVGANLARRVESANAYVANAHPDCLHDCIFLVCDSCGQTTHIDDDSITRNVRSAATGAGFAPVRPVIEVRGKCGDCQ encoded by the coding sequence ATGCACGCGCACGATCATCATGAGCATCACGGCAGCGACCTGACCCGCGCGGCGCAATCCACGCTGGAGAAATCGGGCGAGCAGTGGACGTCGATGCGCGAGCGCGTGTTCGAGGCGCTGGCGGGGTTCGCCAAGCCGGCATCGGCCTATGACATCGCCGAGGCGGTGTCGAAGGCCGAGGGGCGCCGAGTCGCGGCCAACAGCGTGTACCGCATCCTGGACCTGTTCGTCGGCGCGAACCTGGCGCGGCGCGTGGAGAGCGCGAACGCCTATGTCGCCAACGCGCATCCGGACTGCCTGCACGACTGCATCTTCCTGGTGTGCGACAGCTGCGGGCAGACCACGCATATCGACGACGACTCGATCACCCGCAACGTGCGCTCGGCTGCTACGGGCGCGGGATTCGCGCCGGTGCGCCCGGTGATCGAAGTGCGCGGCAAGTGCGGGGACTGCCAGTAA
- the dxs gene encoding 1-deoxy-D-xylulose-5-phosphate synthase, translating to MSDLPTTPLLDTVDTPDDLRKLKPADLRQLADELRQETISAVGSTGGHLGSGLGVVELTVAIHYVFNTPDDKLVWDVGHQCYPHKILTGRRSRIRTLRQGGGLSGFTKRSESEYDPFGAAHSSTSISAALGFAMANKLAGTPGKGIAVIGDGAMSAGMAYEAMNNAEAAGNRLVVILNDNDMSIAPPVGGLSAYLARMVSSSEYLGLREFAKKTIRKLSKRVHNAAAKAEEYARGMATGGTLFEELGFYYVGPIDGHNLEHLIPVLENVRDSEHGPILVHVVTKKGKGYAPAEAAADKYHGVQKFDVITGTQDKAPPGPPSYQNVFGETLAKLAETDKRIVAITAAMPSGTGVDKFAQAHPERAFDVGIAEQHAVTFAAGLAAQGMRPFCAIYSTFLQRAYDQVVHDVAIQNLPVRFAIDRAGLVGADGATHAGSFDVTYLATLPNMVVMAAADEVELVHMTYTAAEYDAGPIALRYPRGNGVGLALPEVPQKLEIGKGRVVRDGKTVAILSLGTRLAEALKAADALEAKGLSTTVADLRFAKPLDEALIRKLLTSHEVAVTIEEGAIGGLGAHVLTLASDEGLIDNGLKLRTMRLPDLFQDQASPQKQYDEARLNAEHIVDTVLKALRWNETSAAGGGARA from the coding sequence ATGTCCGACCTGCCTACCACGCCGTTGCTCGACACCGTCGATACACCCGATGATCTTCGAAAGCTGAAGCCCGCCGACCTGCGCCAGCTCGCCGACGAGCTGCGCCAGGAGACCATTTCGGCGGTGGGATCGACCGGCGGGCATCTGGGGTCCGGGCTTGGCGTGGTCGAGCTGACCGTGGCGATCCATTATGTGTTCAACACCCCCGACGACAAGCTGGTGTGGGACGTCGGCCACCAATGCTATCCGCACAAGATCCTGACCGGGCGGCGGTCGCGGATCCGCACGCTGCGCCAGGGCGGCGGGCTGTCGGGCTTCACCAAGCGCAGCGAGAGCGAATACGACCCGTTCGGGGCGGCGCATTCGTCGACGTCGATCTCGGCCGCGCTCGGCTTCGCGATGGCCAACAAGCTGGCGGGAACGCCGGGCAAGGGCATCGCGGTGATCGGCGACGGCGCGATGAGCGCGGGCATGGCCTATGAGGCGATGAACAATGCCGAGGCCGCGGGAAACCGGCTGGTGGTGATCCTGAACGACAACGACATGTCGATCGCCCCGCCGGTGGGCGGGCTGTCGGCCTATCTGGCGCGGATGGTGTCGTCGTCCGAATATCTGGGGCTGCGCGAGTTCGCCAAGAAGACGATCCGCAAGCTTTCCAAGCGCGTCCACAACGCCGCCGCCAAGGCCGAGGAATATGCCCGCGGCATGGCGACCGGGGGCACGCTGTTCGAGGAACTGGGCTTTTACTATGTCGGGCCGATCGACGGGCACAATCTGGAGCACCTGATCCCGGTGCTGGAGAATGTCCGCGACAGTGAGCACGGCCCGATCCTGGTCCATGTCGTCACCAAGAAGGGCAAGGGCTACGCCCCGGCCGAGGCGGCGGCGGACAAATATCACGGCGTGCAGAAGTTCGACGTGATCACCGGCACGCAGGACAAGGCGCCGCCGGGGCCGCCTTCCTACCAGAACGTGTTCGGCGAGACGCTGGCCAAGCTGGCGGAGACCGACAAGCGGATCGTGGCGATCACCGCGGCGATGCCATCGGGCACGGGCGTGGACAAGTTCGCCCAGGCGCACCCCGAGCGCGCGTTCGACGTGGGCATTGCCGAGCAGCATGCGGTGACCTTCGCCGCCGGGCTCGCGGCGCAGGGGATGCGACCGTTCTGCGCGATCTACTCGACGTTCCTGCAGCGCGCCTACGACCAGGTGGTGCACGACGTGGCGATCCAGAACCTTCCGGTGCGCTTCGCGATCGACCGTGCCGGGCTGGTGGGCGCGGACGGCGCGACGCATGCCGGCAGCTTCGACGTGACGTATCTGGCGACGCTGCCCAACATGGTGGTGATGGCGGCGGCGGACGAGGTCGAGCTGGTCCACATGACCTACACCGCCGCCGAATATGATGCGGGCCCGATCGCGCTGCGTTATCCGCGCGGCAATGGCGTCGGGCTGGCGTTGCCGGAGGTTCCGCAGAAGCTGGAGATCGGCAAGGGCCGAGTGGTCCGCGACGGCAAGACGGTGGCGATCCTGTCGCTCGGCACGCGCCTGGCCGAGGCGCTGAAGGCCGCCGACGCACTGGAGGCCAAGGGGCTTTCGACCACGGTGGCCGATTTGCGCTTCGCCAAGCCGCTGGACGAGGCGCTGATCCGCAAGCTGCTGACCAGCCATGAAGTGGCGGTGACGATCGAGGAAGGCGCGATCGGGGGCCTGGGCGCGCATGTGCTGACGCTGGCCAGCGACGAGGGGCTGATCGACAACGGGCTGAAGCTGCGCACGATGCGGCTGCCCGACCTGTTCCAGGACCAGGCGTCGCCGCAGAAGCAGTATGACGAGGCGCGGCTGAACGCCGAGCATATCGTCGACACGGTGCTCAAGGCGCTGCGCTGGAATGAGACCAGCGCTGCCGGGGGCGGCGCGCGGGCGTAA
- a CDS encoding TonB-dependent receptor plug domain-containing protein: MLVNGKRRHVSALLNVNGSVGRGSAAVDLNTIPALAIERIEVLRDGASSQYGSDAIAGVINVQLKRANHGGRAQVSYGKYISTMQGVPDVSGLLLTGGQPALDPADTRILAASRDGERKVNDGDLWTIGLNVGLPIGAEGYLNVTGEYRDRQNTNRAGYDLRPNYNRPTAAFDAREAGFNRLNFQYGDPQTEDYNVFVNTGVPLGDFELYAFGSYSSRDGLSAANFRQSASANNRDWSTITPATTPNAGNFVPLRANGFLPFIHSKLEDYSLAVGIRGDLAGWSTDLSLVYGHNQFDYRTENSLNTSFGPASLSNFDSGGLAFGQLTANLDVSHEFDMGLAKPLTFAVGAEYRNDDFNIRPGETQSHAIGPYFRSAFATTAANCGVQGGVYAAATGICSFPGRGALVGAQGFPGFPESAATDVSRHSYAGYVELDTDLFDGFTVTAAGRYEHFSDFGETLNGKLAARYEFSPGFAVRGSVSNGFRAPSLHQQYFTTTSTNFIGGVPVEISTQPVSSPVAQALGAKELEPEKSFNWTAGATLNPFRGFNFTADYYHIKIDDRVVLTENLGAAGSGTAAVNAAVKAILDANGFQSVGAARFFINGLDTTTEGVDVVGTYRFGVAGLGNWSLSAAYNRNTNKIDRRITDVGPLAQIPGLILFGRVEGIRFTNGQPKDKLVLSADGTLGGFGITARTTRYGEVIAPGAATPLTDPTSLTAYGPDDVFLEPKWVTDLEVRFTFQEHATFAVGANNLFDVYPTARPTGARPSSVGGFYPVDAYYQPYSSFSPFGFNGRFLYGRFSAQF; encoded by the coding sequence GTGCTGGTCAACGGCAAGCGCCGCCACGTCTCCGCGCTGCTCAACGTCAACGGCTCGGTCGGGCGCGGCTCGGCGGCGGTCGATCTCAACACGATCCCGGCCTTGGCGATCGAGCGCATCGAAGTGCTGCGCGACGGCGCTTCCTCGCAATATGGCTCCGACGCCATCGCGGGCGTGATCAACGTCCAGCTCAAGCGCGCCAATCACGGCGGCCGCGCCCAGGTGAGCTACGGCAAGTACATCAGCACGATGCAGGGCGTGCCCGATGTCAGCGGCCTGTTGCTGACCGGCGGCCAGCCGGCCCTCGACCCTGCCGATACCCGCATCCTCGCGGCGAGCCGGGACGGCGAGCGCAAGGTGAACGATGGCGATCTGTGGACGATCGGCCTCAATGTCGGCCTGCCGATCGGTGCCGAGGGCTATCTGAACGTCACCGGCGAGTATCGCGACCGCCAGAACACCAACCGCGCCGGCTACGACCTGCGCCCCAACTATAATCGCCCCACCGCCGCGTTCGACGCGCGCGAGGCGGGCTTCAACCGCCTCAACTTCCAATATGGCGATCCCCAGACCGAGGATTACAACGTCTTCGTCAACACCGGCGTGCCGCTCGGCGATTTCGAGCTCTACGCGTTCGGCTCCTATTCCTCGCGCGACGGCCTCAGTGCCGCGAACTTCCGGCAATCCGCTTCGGCCAACAACCGCGACTGGTCGACGATCACTCCCGCCACCACGCCCAATGCCGGCAATTTCGTGCCGCTGCGCGCCAACGGCTTCCTGCCGTTCATCCATTCCAAGCTCGAGGATTATTCGCTGGCGGTCGGCATCCGCGGCGATCTGGCGGGATGGTCCACCGATCTCTCGCTGGTCTATGGCCACAACCAGTTCGACTACCGCACCGAGAACAGCCTCAACACCTCGTTCGGGCCGGCCTCGCTCAGCAACTTCGACTCCGGCGGCCTCGCCTTCGGCCAGCTCACCGCCAATCTCGATGTGAGCCATGAGTTCGACATGGGCCTCGCCAAGCCGCTGACGTTCGCGGTCGGCGCCGAATACCGCAACGACGATTTCAACATCCGCCCGGGCGAGACTCAGTCCCACGCGATCGGGCCCTACTTCCGCTCTGCCTTCGCCACCACGGCTGCCAATTGCGGCGTCCAGGGCGGCGTCTACGCGGCCGCGACCGGCATCTGCAGCTTCCCGGGACGCGGCGCGCTGGTCGGCGCCCAGGGCTTTCCCGGCTTCCCGGAAAGCGCCGCGACCGATGTCAGCCGTCACAGCTATGCCGGGTACGTCGAACTCGACACCGACCTGTTCGACGGCTTCACCGTAACCGCCGCCGGCCGTTACGAGCATTTCTCCGATTTCGGCGAGACGCTGAACGGCAAGCTTGCCGCCCGCTACGAATTCAGCCCCGGCTTCGCGGTGCGCGGATCGGTATCGAACGGCTTCCGCGCGCCCTCGCTTCACCAGCAATATTTCACCACCACCTCGACCAACTTCATCGGCGGCGTGCCGGTGGAAATCAGCACGCAGCCGGTTTCCAGCCCCGTGGCGCAGGCGCTCGGTGCGAAGGAGCTGGAGCCCGAAAAGTCGTTCAACTGGACGGCGGGCGCGACGCTCAACCCGTTCCGCGGCTTCAACTTCACGGCCGACTATTACCACATCAAGATCGACGACCGCGTCGTCCTGACGGAAAACCTCGGCGCGGCCGGCAGCGGCACCGCGGCGGTGAATGCGGCGGTGAAGGCGATCCTCGACGCCAACGGCTTCCAGTCGGTCGGCGCGGCGCGCTTCTTCATCAACGGGCTCGACACCACCACCGAGGGCGTCGACGTGGTCGGCACCTACCGCTTCGGCGTGGCAGGGCTGGGCAATTGGTCGCTGTCGGCGGCGTACAACCGCAACACCAACAAGATCGACCGGCGCATCACCGATGTCGGCCCGCTGGCGCAAATCCCCGGCCTGATCCTGTTCGGCCGCGTCGAGGGGATCCGCTTCACCAACGGCCAGCCCAAGGACAAGCTGGTGCTCAGTGCCGACGGCACGCTGGGCGGTTTCGGCATCACCGCGCGCACCACGCGCTACGGCGAAGTCATCGCGCCGGGTGCCGCCACGCCGCTCACCGACCCGACGAGCCTGACCGCTTATGGCCCCGACGACGTGTTCCTCGAGCCCAAATGGGTCACCGATCTCGAAGTGCGCTTCACCTTCCAGGAGCACGCGACGTTCGCGGTGGGCGCCAACAACCTGTTCGACGTCTACCCGACCGCACGCCCCACCGGCGCCCGTCCGAGCAGCGTCGGCGGCTTCTATCCGGTCGACGCCTATTACCAGCCCTACAGCAGCTTCTCGCCCTTCGGCTTCAACGGCCGCTTCCTCTACGGCCGCTTCTCGGCGCAATTCTAA
- a CDS encoding TonB-dependent receptor, whose translation MKAKTLLCMSVSAFSMIAGAMPAAAHAATVQSTDANGAQEAPKPTGPSDQSVNPAAPLPSDQAESTAASDEVVVTGLRRSLESSQRIKRESEGIVDAIVAEDIGKLPDTFASSALQRVAGVNVTRGGGESAGVTVRGLPDLTTTYNGRQIFTAEGRYVQIQDFPAGTVAALEVYKSGLANQIEGGIAGAVNVRGRRPFDFSGFELSGSLNYVHSQQSQGGVPNGNLLISNRWDTGIGEMGLLVNASYVGIDFLDSTREQSLVIGTTNAANAPTAQSGLRFPDAQGNFLGYGSRYRPSANAAFQWKPTPELEIYADGLFQGFRSKDYNRWMFIPIFGDGMTLSNVTTISGTNQISTATVNGAARPDGYTGSFDGKTDTYQAGAGAIYTKDRLRLSADVAYTDSQYTANNVNIDYAAASSPVRNVQFDAAHDGGPTQSFVNFDISDPANFISRGLWQELLVVNGKDLQARADLSYDLDLGFLKRIDVGIRYADRDAGRDLGNLYVNNEGARVPLASLPGLDVRTSLPGFTYNRVQPNVFYAAPTRDSIRDNLTELRSFFGVPAGIPPFNPAENFRANEKSYAAYAQLKYGFELGSTVLDGVVGLRAVKTKTKIDGFSREEGVGGVITNPAVSAESEYTDYLPNASARIGLTDKLQLRLAYTQTRTRPNFFDLRPNLSLGQPVILAPGDPCLTDATPPECVERLRRGGSAGNPNLKPLTSDNYDVSLEYYFSRTGSFTAAIFRHDAEGFLATVADRSTPALRIDRPVNLGQTRIQGAEVTFTTFLDIDGLPDWAKGFGIQANGTYLDAKGDLQPNFASTLNNEQQVFPGVSKWAYNLVALYEKPQFSARLAYNYRSTFVTGYTLEALDPIAHPIKEKGRGQLDFSTSITPVPNITVAFDIVNLLGNPLQRERAYDTGDTFARQILYLERSYSLGVRFRF comes from the coding sequence ATGAAGGCCAAGACGCTTCTGTGCATGTCGGTTTCGGCGTTTTCGATGATCGCCGGCGCGATGCCAGCCGCTGCGCACGCGGCAACGGTGCAATCCACGGATGCAAACGGCGCGCAGGAAGCGCCCAAGCCGACGGGCCCGTCCGACCAGAGCGTCAACCCCGCCGCGCCGCTTCCCTCTGATCAGGCCGAGTCGACTGCCGCGAGCGACGAAGTCGTCGTCACCGGCCTGCGCCGCAGCCTTGAATCTTCGCAGCGGATCAAGCGCGAGTCCGAGGGCATCGTCGACGCCATCGTCGCCGAGGATATCGGCAAGCTGCCCGACACCTTCGCCTCCTCCGCGCTGCAGCGTGTCGCCGGCGTCAACGTCACCCGCGGCGGCGGCGAGTCCGCCGGCGTCACCGTGCGCGGCCTGCCCGACCTGACCACCACCTATAACGGCCGCCAGATCTTCACGGCCGAGGGCCGCTACGTCCAGATCCAGGATTTCCCCGCCGGCACCGTCGCCGCGCTGGAAGTCTACAAGTCGGGCCTCGCCAACCAGATCGAAGGCGGCATCGCCGGCGCGGTCAACGTGCGCGGCCGCCGTCCGTTCGACTTCAGCGGCTTCGAGCTTTCGGGCTCGCTCAATTATGTGCATTCGCAGCAGTCGCAGGGCGGGGTGCCCAACGGCAACCTGCTGATCAGCAACCGGTGGGACACCGGCATCGGCGAGATGGGCCTGCTGGTGAACGCGTCCTATGTCGGCATCGACTTCCTGGATTCGACCCGCGAACAGTCGCTGGTGATCGGCACCACCAATGCCGCCAACGCGCCGACCGCGCAGTCCGGCCTGCGCTTCCCCGACGCGCAGGGCAACTTCCTGGGCTACGGTAGCCGCTACCGCCCCTCGGCCAACGCCGCCTTCCAGTGGAAGCCGACGCCCGAACTCGAAATCTACGCCGACGGTCTGTTCCAGGGCTTCCGCTCGAAGGACTATAACCGCTGGATGTTCATCCCGATCTTCGGCGATGGCATGACGCTCTCGAACGTCACCACGATCTCGGGCACCAACCAGATCTCGACCGCGACCGTGAACGGCGCGGCTCGCCCCGATGGCTATACCGGCTCGTTCGACGGCAAGACCGACACCTATCAGGCGGGCGCCGGCGCGATCTATACGAAGGATCGCCTGCGGCTCTCGGCCGACGTCGCTTATACCGACAGCCAGTACACCGCGAACAACGTCAACATCGACTATGCCGCGGCAAGCTCGCCGGTGCGCAACGTCCAGTTCGATGCCGCGCATGACGGCGGCCCGACCCAGAGCTTCGTCAATTTCGACATCAGCGATCCCGCCAACTTCATCAGCCGCGGTCTGTGGCAGGAGCTGCTGGTGGTGAACGGCAAGGACCTGCAGGCACGTGCCGACTTGTCCTACGATCTCGACCTCGGCTTTCTGAAGCGGATCGACGTCGGCATCCGCTATGCCGATCGCGATGCGGGTCGCGATCTGGGCAACCTGTACGTCAACAATGAAGGCGCGCGCGTTCCGCTGGCGTCGCTTCCGGGTCTCGACGTCCGCACCAGCCTGCCGGGCTTCACCTACAACCGTGTGCAGCCCAACGTCTTTTATGCCGCGCCGACCCGCGACAGCATCCGTGACAACCTCACCGAGTTGCGCTCCTTCTTCGGCGTGCCCGCGGGAATCCCGCCCTTCAACCCGGCCGAGAATTTCCGCGCCAACGAAAAATCCTATGCCGCTTACGCGCAGCTGAAATACGGCTTCGAACTCGGCTCGACCGTCCTGGACGGCGTCGTCGGCCTGCGCGCCGTCAAGACCAAGACCAAGATCGACGGCTTCTCGCGCGAAGAGGGCGTGGGCGGCGTTATCACCAACCCGGCGGTCAGCGCGGAGAGCGAATATACCGACTATCTGCCCAACGCGAGCGCACGCATCGGCCTGACCGACAAGCTCCAGCTGCGCCTCGCTTATACCCAGACGCGTACCCGGCCGAACTTCTTCGATCTTCGTCCGAACCTGTCGCTCGGCCAGCCGGTGATCCTCGCCCCCGGCGATCCCTGCCTCACCGACGCCACGCCGCCGGAGTGCGTCGAGCGTCTGCGCCGCGGCGGCTCGGCCGGAAATCCGAACCTGAAGCCGCTCACCTCGGACAATTACGACGTCAGCCTGGAATATTATTTCTCGCGGACCGGCTCGTTCACCGCGGCAATCTTCCGCCACGATGCCGAGGGTTTCCTTGCGACGGTAGCGGACCGCTCCACTCCCGCGCTGCGCATCGATCGCCCGGTCAATCTCGGCCAAACCCGCATCCAGGGCGCCGAGGTGACGTTCACTACCTTCCTCGACATCGACGGGCTGCCGGATTGGGCCAAGGGCTTCGGCATCCAGGCCAACGGCACCTATCTTGATGCCAAGGGCGATCTTCAGCCGAACTTCGCGTCGACGCTGAACAATGAGCAGCAGGTGTTCCCCGGCGTTTCGAAATGGGCGTACAACCTGGTCGCGCTGTACGAGAAGCCGCAATTCTCGGCACGTCTGGCCTATAATTACCGCTCCACCTTCGTGACCGGCTACACGCTCGAGGCGCTCGATCCGATCGCGCACCCGATCAAGGAAAAGGGTCGCGGCCAGCTCGACTTCTCGACCTCGATCACCCCGGTGCCCAACATCACCGTCGCGTTCGACATCGTGAACCTGCTCGGCAACCCGCTCCAGCGCGAGCGTGCGTACGACACCGGCGACACCTTCGCCCGGCAGATCCTGTATCTCGAGCGCAGCTACTCGCTCGGCGTGCGGTTCCGCTTCTGA
- a CDS encoding COX15/CtaA family protein: MLQSAHSPARPRAIANWLFAVAVLIVLMVVIGGITRLTESGLSITQWKPVSGIIPPLSDAQWQAEFDNYKRIPEYRQLNQGMTLGGFKQIFFWEYLHRLLGRVIGLAFALPLLWFAARRAIPRGYGWRLVALLALGGLQGAVGWWMVKSGLSVRTDVAHTRLATHLLVALFTLAGIVWTALDLRRLARTGENRPARLTLLGGGTLAVLFVQLLFGALVAGLNAGLVTDQWPLMNGRFFPGPTVAGRGFLDALINDPAIVHFVHRWWAWVALAALVVLARAVRGTDRRASIAIHSAVGIQILLGIATVMSQVNLTLAALHQLTGALLVVATTWGAHGVGRRR, encoded by the coding sequence ATGCTGCAATCGGCCCACTCCCCCGCCCGCCCGCGCGCCATCGCCAACTGGCTGTTCGCGGTTGCCGTCCTGATCGTGCTGATGGTGGTGATCGGCGGGATCACGCGCCTGACCGAATCGGGCCTGTCGATCACGCAGTGGAAGCCGGTGTCGGGGATCATCCCGCCGCTGAGCGACGCGCAATGGCAGGCCGAGTTCGACAACTACAAGCGCATCCCCGAATATCGGCAGCTGAACCAGGGCATGACGCTGGGCGGATTCAAGCAGATCTTTTTCTGGGAGTATCTGCACCGGCTGCTCGGGCGGGTGATCGGCCTGGCCTTCGCACTGCCGCTGCTGTGGTTCGCGGCGCGCCGCGCGATCCCGCGCGGCTATGGCTGGCGGCTGGTGGCGCTGCTGGCGCTGGGCGGGCTGCAAGGGGCGGTCGGCTGGTGGATGGTGAAGTCGGGGCTGTCGGTGCGCACCGACGTCGCACATACCCGGCTGGCGACGCACCTGCTGGTGGCGCTGTTCACGCTGGCGGGCATCGTCTGGACCGCGCTGGACCTGCGGCGGCTGGCGCGGACCGGGGAGAACCGCCCCGCCCGGCTGACGCTGCTCGGCGGCGGCACGCTGGCGGTGCTGTTCGTGCAGTTGCTGTTCGGCGCATTGGTGGCCGGGCTGAACGCGGGACTGGTCACCGACCAATGGCCGCTGATGAACGGGCGCTTCTTTCCGGGCCCCACGGTAGCCGGGCGCGGCTTCCTGGACGCGCTGATCAACGATCCCGCGATCGTCCATTTCGTCCATCGCTGGTGGGCCTGGGTCGCGCTCGCGGCGCTGGTGGTGCTGGCGCGGGCGGTGCGCGGGACCGACCGGCGCGCGTCGATCGCCATCCATAGCGCGGTCGGCATCCAGATCCTGTTGGGAATCGCCACGGTGATGAGCCAGGTGAACCTCACTCTGGCCGCGCTGCACCAGCTGACCGGGGCGCTGCTGGTCGTCGCAACGACCTGGGGCGCGCATGGGGTGGGACGGCGGCGGTGA
- the cutA gene encoding divalent-cation tolerance protein CutA → MSDIALLHATFADRAEAERVARSVVEERLAACANILAPCLSIYRWHGDVETAEEVPVLFKTTPELAARLRARIAELHSYDMPVIEAWPAAAGSAVFKWVHGATG, encoded by the coding sequence GTGAGCGACATCGCGCTTCTCCACGCGACCTTTGCCGATCGGGCCGAGGCCGAGCGCGTCGCACGCAGCGTGGTCGAGGAGCGGCTTGCCGCGTGCGCCAACATCCTGGCGCCGTGCCTGTCGATCTATCGCTGGCACGGCGATGTCGAGACTGCCGAGGAAGTGCCGGTGCTGTTCAAGACGACGCCCGAGCTGGCCGCGCGGCTGCGGGCGCGGATCGCCGAGCTGCACTCCTATGACATGCCGGTGATCGAAGCCTGGCCGGCGGCGGCGGGTTCGGCGGTGTTCAAATGGGTGCACGGCGCGACCGGCTAG